In Janthinobacterium sp. J1-1, a single genomic region encodes these proteins:
- a CDS encoding cyanophycinase — protein MKSTTIRLQKLCTAFVLTAALAIMGMQAVFAAPATPAVPANAPQGTLVIIGGGLRADNAEVWQRIVDLAGGKGARIAVMASASINPEKSGASIMAKLNQYGADAFFVPLGVKLANSDYRKAAEDPAIVTQIKSASGIYFAGGDQGRITQALLRPDGSRTAALEAIWSVYRNGGVIAGSSAGAAIMSTTMFYDARPVLDMLKMGVTDGREIAPGLGFIGSDVFVDQHLLVRGRFARMIPVMLKKGYHIGLGIDENSAMIVDAKRDVEVIGYSGALLIDLSGAISDRGVKNFNISNAAISYLDRGDKFNLITKVFTPSPDKADNKLDPNQPDMREPVFTNDILGNNAVLDLMGNLIDNAQQEAIGIAFGNPRDPYPDLGFEFRFSKTVNSVGYSSTEAEAYSVLKLRLDIRPIQLRQPLYRYK, from the coding sequence ATGAAATCAACCACAATCCGGCTTCAAAAATTGTGCACCGCCTTCGTGCTGACGGCGGCGCTGGCCATCATGGGCATGCAGGCCGTGTTTGCCGCCCCCGCCACGCCAGCCGTGCCGGCCAATGCGCCGCAAGGCACGCTGGTGATCATCGGCGGCGGCCTGCGGGCCGACAATGCGGAAGTGTGGCAGCGCATCGTCGACCTGGCCGGCGGCAAGGGCGCGCGCATCGCCGTGATGGCGTCCGCCTCCATCAACCCTGAAAAATCGGGCGCCAGCATCATGGCCAAGCTCAATCAGTATGGCGCCGACGCCTTTTTTGTGCCGCTGGGCGTGAAACTGGCCAATAGCGACTACCGCAAGGCGGCCGAAGACCCGGCCATCGTGACCCAGATCAAGTCGGCCAGCGGCATCTATTTTGCCGGCGGCGACCAGGGCCGCATCACCCAGGCGCTGCTGCGCCCGGACGGCAGCCGCACGGCGGCGCTGGAAGCCATCTGGTCGGTCTACCGCAACGGCGGCGTGATCGCCGGTTCCAGCGCCGGCGCGGCCATCATGAGCACCACCATGTTCTATGACGCGCGCCCGGTGCTCGACATGCTGAAAATGGGCGTCACCGATGGCCGTGAAATCGCGCCTGGCCTGGGCTTTATCGGCAGCGACGTGTTCGTCGACCAGCACTTGCTGGTGCGCGGTCGCTTTGCGCGCATGATTCCCGTGATGCTGAAAAAGGGCTATCACATCGGCCTGGGCATCGATGAAAACAGCGCCATGATCGTCGACGCCAAGCGCGACGTGGAAGTGATCGGCTACAGTGGCGCGCTGCTGATCGACCTGTCGGGCGCCATCAGCGACCGTGGCGTGAAGAACTTCAATATCAGCAATGCGGCCATCAGCTACCTGGACCGGGGCGACAAGTTCAACCTGATCACCAAGGTGTTTACCCCATCGCCGGACAAGGCCGACAACAAGCTCGATCCGAACCAGCCCGACATGCGCGAACCGGTGTTTACCAACGATATCCTCGGCAACAACGCCGTACTGGACCTGATGGGCAACCTGATCGACAACGCCCAGCAGGAAGCGATCGGCATCGCCTTCGGCAATCCGCGCGACCCGTACCCGGACCTCGGTTTCGAATTCAGGTTCAGCAAGACCGTCAACAGCGTCGGTTACAGCTCGACCGAGGCGGAAGCGTATTCGGTATTGAAACTGCGGCTCGATATCCGCCCGATCCAGCTGCGCCAGCCTTTGTACCGCTACAAATAA
- a CDS encoding TonB-dependent receptor, protein MQVENRNKRGVPRESELARSVRLALGAIGMTAALGMGHGALAQTADGEIDPALRRVEITGSAIKRLESETALPVQIITRADIEKAGVTTAAELMARVSANVGGLTDGASINVGGDQRGFNSANLRGVGTSSTLVLLNGRRMANFASPGDDTGVDLNNIPAAALQRVEVLLDGASALYGTDAIGGVINFITRKDYQGLDLNVYGSRTDEGGAGKRTASITAGFGDLATDRYNVFAVLDVQKTDRLSTSQRKFIPNLQIPQRLGHLLSSFTSPANIRLSGEQRDHLQANGFLLNGQPITNRQINFAIPNCAPAANLYLPNGTGGVDACTYDYMGDTELYPKTDKQNLLTRGVFKINNDHQLYAEAALSRSRSYYVGSSARVIGYLDYSKVPQLANTGLDSIVDEEGNQTGRELELRMRLNEAGMRTSQLTSESQRYVVGATGTLAGWDYDVGLNHSVNVVKDRDTHGYVLYDQLLEGIADGRINPFGPSSAAGRALLDSIQVNDEVRHARGTMDALDFKVSRALMAMKGGDLALAVGGEVRRERTDFRPSALLMSDNINNDAAPEGGVATSDSRNVQAIYGELLLPFTKQWQAQLSSRYDHYQQVGGALSPKIGLTFMPNKQLLMRASAGKGFRAPSMSDLHRPTVYSSTATLPDPVYCADEGNDYSVCADNWDTRRYSNDKLKPERSRQFSAGLVLEPSKHWTFSLDYWNIKRTNLISEIGDDIILGNLAKYGDLVHRDEDGLIDYIELRKENRGGQKASGIDLTADLHGVKTAWGRFGGHLSGTYVLASKIQTSPGDAYISNLNAFVTDGVVQRWRHTITLDWDLGPYSASLSNTYSTGYKDQNSAINIDDGSVVAANRVKAYTIWDMSGAYAVSKQFKLRAGIQNLFNTSPPYSNQAYYFLSGYDPTYTDPRGRRFYASANYSFK, encoded by the coding sequence ATGCAAGTAGAAAATCGAAACAAGCGCGGTGTGCCGCGTGAATCCGAGCTGGCGCGCTCGGTACGCCTGGCGCTGGGGGCAATCGGCATGACGGCGGCGCTGGGCATGGGCCACGGCGCGCTGGCGCAAACGGCGGACGGCGAAATCGACCCGGCCTTGCGCCGCGTGGAAATCACCGGTTCGGCCATCAAGCGGCTCGAATCGGAGACGGCGCTGCCGGTGCAGATCATCACGCGCGCCGACATTGAAAAGGCCGGCGTGACGACGGCGGCCGAGCTGATGGCGCGCGTGTCGGCCAACGTCGGCGGCCTGACGGACGGCGCCAGCATCAACGTGGGCGGCGACCAGCGCGGCTTCAACAGCGCCAACTTGCGCGGCGTGGGTACCTCGTCGACCCTGGTGCTGCTCAATGGCCGGCGCATGGCCAACTTCGCTTCGCCTGGCGACGACACCGGCGTGGACCTGAACAATATCCCGGCCGCCGCGCTGCAGCGGGTGGAAGTGCTGCTCGACGGCGCCTCGGCCCTGTACGGCACCGACGCCATCGGCGGCGTGATCAACTTCATTACACGCAAGGATTACCAGGGCCTGGACCTGAACGTGTATGGCAGCCGTACCGATGAAGGCGGCGCCGGCAAGCGCACGGCCAGCATCACGGCCGGCTTCGGCGACCTGGCCACCGACCGCTACAACGTGTTTGCCGTGCTGGACGTCCAGAAGACCGACCGCCTCAGCACCTCGCAGCGCAAGTTCATTCCCAACTTGCAGATCCCGCAGCGCCTCGGGCATTTGCTGTCGAGCTTTACCAGCCCGGCGAATATCCGCCTGTCGGGCGAGCAGCGCGACCATTTACAGGCGAACGGCTTCCTGCTCAACGGCCAGCCGATCACGAATCGCCAGATCAATTTCGCGATCCCGAACTGCGCGCCGGCGGCCAATCTGTACCTGCCGAACGGTACCGGCGGCGTCGATGCCTGTACCTATGACTACATGGGCGACACCGAGCTGTATCCGAAGACGGACAAGCAGAACCTGCTCACGCGCGGCGTCTTCAAGATCAATAACGACCACCAGCTGTATGCGGAAGCGGCACTGAGCCGTTCGCGCAGCTATTACGTGGGCTCGTCGGCGCGCGTGATCGGCTATCTTGATTACAGCAAGGTACCGCAGCTGGCCAATACGGGCCTCGATAGCATCGTCGATGAAGAGGGTAATCAGACGGGGCGCGAACTGGAACTGCGCATGCGCCTCAATGAAGCGGGCATGCGCACCAGCCAGTTGACCAGCGAAAGCCAGCGCTACGTGGTGGGCGCCACCGGCACCTTGGCCGGCTGGGATTACGACGTGGGCCTCAATCACAGCGTCAACGTGGTCAAGGACCGCGACACGCATGGCTATGTGCTGTACGACCAGCTGCTCGAAGGCATCGCGGACGGCCGCATCAACCCCTTCGGTCCATCGAGTGCGGCTGGTCGTGCGCTGCTCGACAGCATCCAGGTCAATGACGAAGTGCGCCATGCGCGCGGCACCATGGACGCGCTGGACTTCAAGGTCTCGCGCGCATTGATGGCGATGAAAGGCGGCGACCTGGCGCTGGCGGTCGGTGGCGAAGTGCGGCGCGAGCGCACGGACTTCCGTCCCTCGGCCCTGCTGATGAGTGACAATATCAACAACGATGCGGCGCCCGAAGGCGGCGTGGCCACCAGCGACAGCCGCAACGTGCAAGCGATCTACGGCGAACTGCTGCTGCCGTTCACCAAGCAGTGGCAGGCGCAGCTCTCTAGCCGCTACGATCATTACCAGCAGGTGGGCGGGGCGCTCAGTCCCAAGATCGGTCTCACCTTCATGCCGAACAAGCAGCTGCTGATGCGCGCGTCGGCCGGCAAGGGCTTCCGCGCGCCGTCGATGTCGGACCTGCACCGCCCGACCGTCTACAGCAGCACTGCGACCCTGCCCGATCCGGTCTACTGCGCCGACGAAGGCAATGATTATTCCGTCTGCGCCGACAACTGGGATACGCGCCGCTACAGCAACGACAAACTGAAACCGGAACGCAGCCGCCAGTTTTCGGCCGGCCTGGTGCTGGAGCCGAGCAAGCACTGGACCTTCAGTCTTGATTACTGGAACATCAAGCGCACCAATCTGATCAGCGAGATCGGTGACGACATCATCCTGGGCAACCTGGCCAAATACGGCGACCTGGTGCACCGCGACGAAGATGGCCTGATCGATTACATCGAACTGCGCAAGGAAAACCGCGGCGGGCAAAAAGCCTCGGGCATCGACCTGACAGCCGACCTGCACGGCGTGAAAACGGCGTGGGGACGTTTCGGCGGCCACCTGAGCGGCACCTATGTGCTGGCGTCGAAAATCCAGACCAGTCCCGGCGACGCCTATATCAGCAACCTGAACGCCTTCGTCACCGACGGCGTGGTGCAGCGCTGGCGCCATACGATCACCCTGGACTGGGACCTGGGCCCGTACTCGGCCAGCCTGTCGAACACTTATTCGACCGGTTACAAGGACCAGAACTCGGCCATCAATATCGACGATGGCAGCGTGGTGGCGGCCAACCGGGTCAAGGCCTACACGATCTGGGACATGTCGGGCGCGTATGCCGTCAGCAAGCAGTTCAAGCTGCGCGCCGGCATCCAGAATCTGTTCAATACCAGCCCGCCGTATTCGAACCAGGCCTATTACTTCCTGTCCGGGTATGATCCAACCTATACGGACCCGCGCGGCCGGCGCTTTTATGCCAGCGCGAACTATAGTTTCAAATAA
- the fabI gene encoding enoyl-ACP reductase FabI yields MTQPLFGLQGKRGLVVGIANDQSIAWGCARALSAAGAQLALTWLNDKARPHVEPLAQQLGAAITAPLDVSVPGQLEALFDQIQQQWGGLDFLVHSIAFAPKQDLHGRVTDSSAAGFAQAMDISCHSFMRMAKLAEPLMGQGGSLMAMTYLGAEEVIADYGLMGPVKAALEASVRYLAAELGPAGIRVNAISPGPLATRAASGIAHFDRLLADAEARSPMRRLASIDDVGALCAFLAGDGARSITGGTLYVDGGYNILN; encoded by the coding sequence ATGACACAACCACTATTCGGTTTGCAGGGAAAACGCGGCCTGGTGGTCGGCATCGCCAATGACCAGAGCATCGCCTGGGGCTGTGCGCGCGCGCTGAGCGCGGCCGGCGCGCAACTGGCGCTGACCTGGCTCAATGACAAGGCGCGCCCGCATGTGGAACCGCTGGCGCAGCAGCTGGGAGCGGCCATCACGGCGCCGCTCGACGTGTCCGTGCCGGGCCAGCTCGAAGCGCTGTTCGACCAGATACAACAGCAATGGGGCGGCCTCGATTTCCTGGTGCACTCGATCGCCTTTGCGCCCAAGCAGGACCTGCATGGCCGCGTGACGGACAGCTCGGCCGCCGGTTTCGCGCAGGCGATGGATATCTCGTGCCACTCCTTCATGCGCATGGCGAAACTGGCCGAGCCGCTGATGGGGCAGGGCGGCAGCCTGATGGCCATGACCTATCTGGGTGCCGAAGAAGTGATCGCCGACTACGGCCTGATGGGCCCCGTGAAAGCCGCGCTGGAAGCGTCGGTGCGCTACCTGGCGGCCGAACTGGGCCCGGCCGGCATCCGCGTCAATGCGATTTCGCCGGGGCCACTGGCCACCCGCGCCGCCTCCGGCATCGCCCATTTCGACCGCCTGCTGGCCGACGCCGAAGCGCGCTCGCCGATGCGCCGCCTGGCCAGCATCGATGACGTCGGCGCCTTGTGCGCCTTCCTGGCCGGCGACGGCGCGCGCTCGATCACGGGCGGCACGCTGTATGTCGACGGCGGCTACAACATCCTCAATTAA
- a CDS encoding MurR/RpiR family transcriptional regulator, producing the protein MKSTASPASSVAGVHAPDAAFAQSALGQTLMRVLATGSASHRQIADYLLRNQMRVTALGIEELADSCQVSTATISRFARDIGQKNYSAMRGAMAETLQSLLQPVDKLRHTIEHRARATSPVTQSLEYAAANIAATADGLSLSQMQAVVRRLTRAKVVYVMGFGLSANLAGMLVQHLQPFCPHVVEVVGIGGSEVAAGHLVNLTSHDVLLVISFPRYTLDCIGLASFARDRGAHIVALTDSPASPLAELADHALYAQSTHPVLPSSASTALAMIEALAVALMVSNKGNVEKAARLSDVIAAYLYGGEHGVQGPRKSAVKQRKAVAKQKSSPHKNSGSTPSGAYKCK; encoded by the coding sequence ATGAAGTCAACCGCCAGTCCTGCCTCCAGCGTCGCCGGCGTCCATGCGCCGGATGCCGCGTTTGCGCAGTCTGCGCTGGGCCAGACTCTGATGCGCGTGCTGGCCACGGGCTCCGCTTCGCACCGGCAGATCGCCGACTATTTATTACGCAACCAGATGCGCGTCACGGCGCTCGGCATCGAGGAACTGGCCGACAGCTGCCAGGTATCGACCGCCACCATCAGCCGCTTTGCGCGCGACATCGGCCAGAAGAATTATTCGGCCATGCGCGGCGCCATGGCCGAAACCTTGCAGTCGCTGTTGCAGCCGGTCGACAAGCTGCGCCACACCATCGAACATCGCGCGCGCGCCACCTCGCCCGTCACGCAAAGCCTGGAATACGCGGCCGCCAATATCGCCGCCACCGCCGATGGCCTGTCGCTGTCGCAGATGCAGGCCGTGGTGCGGCGCCTGACGCGCGCCAAAGTCGTCTACGTGATGGGCTTCGGCCTGTCGGCCAACCTGGCCGGCATGCTGGTGCAGCATTTGCAGCCGTTCTGCCCGCACGTGGTGGAAGTGGTGGGCATCGGCGGCTCGGAAGTGGCGGCCGGCCACCTGGTCAACCTGACGTCGCACGATGTGCTGTTGGTGATCTCGTTCCCCCGTTATACGCTCGATTGCATCGGCCTGGCCAGCTTTGCGCGCGACCGGGGTGCGCATATCGTGGCGCTGACCGATTCGCCGGCCTCGCCGCTGGCCGAGCTGGCCGACCATGCGCTGTATGCGCAAAGCACCCATCCCGTACTGCCCAGCAGCGCCAGCACGGCGCTGGCCATGATCGAAGCGCTGGCCGTGGCGCTGATGGTGTCGAACAAGGGCAATGTCGAAAAGGCCGCGCGCCTGAGCGATGTCATCGCGGCCTATCTGTATGGCGGCGAACATGGCGTGCAGGGCCCGAGAAAATCCGCAGTCAAGCAGCGCAAGGCAGTAGCAAAACAAAAAAGCAGTCCACATAAAAATTCAGGGTCAACACCATCAGGAGCATACAAATGCAAGTAG
- a CDS encoding M64 family metallopeptidase: MQPIFIRSFLSALALAAAAPVVQAARPATMRLDYQHSGNALGEHYAVERVLVEPLPWPGSMARTLDDSNRGVNMVEVVDIKTGKVLYSRGFSTIFGEWSSTDEAKTTTRAFQESVRFPQPEQPVRVRILKRDERGLFSIVWSTDVDPKAQDVIRQQPASPVKPIPIRVSGASADKVDLLILGDGYTAAEMGKFEATARKLAEHLFTVSPFRERAKDFNVWAMAAPTQESGVSRPSTGVHHASPLGTRYDIFGSERYVLTTDNRALRDLAQYAPYEFIEILVNNDTYGGGGIFGQFSTAAANNDWANYLFVHEFGHHFAGLADEYYTSPVAYQSNGERQEPWEPNATALRDPAKLKWKSHVKAGTPLPTPWPKDAYDSHAREYQKERAALRAANRPESEMSALFKADLAHTEQLFSRAPQRHAVGAFEGANYESTGFYRPAMQCIMFDRSETFCSVCQDGISTIIDLYAGTPKR, translated from the coding sequence ATGCAGCCCATTTTTATCCGATCTTTTCTTTCCGCGCTGGCGCTGGCCGCCGCCGCGCCCGTCGTGCAGGCAGCGCGGCCGGCCACCATGCGCCTCGACTACCAGCACAGCGGCAACGCACTGGGCGAGCATTACGCGGTCGAACGCGTGCTGGTCGAGCCCTTGCCCTGGCCGGGCAGCATGGCGCGCACCCTCGACGACAGCAACCGTGGCGTCAATATGGTGGAAGTGGTCGACATCAAGACCGGCAAGGTGCTGTACTCGCGCGGCTTTTCCACCATCTTCGGCGAATGGAGCAGCACCGACGAAGCGAAAACCACCACGCGCGCCTTTCAGGAGTCGGTGCGTTTTCCCCAGCCCGAGCAGCCGGTGCGCGTGCGCATCCTGAAGCGCGACGAGCGCGGCCTGTTTTCCATCGTCTGGTCCACCGATGTCGACCCGAAGGCGCAGGACGTGATCCGCCAGCAGCCTGCATCGCCCGTCAAGCCGATTCCCATCCGCGTCAGCGGGGCTTCCGCCGACAAGGTCGACCTGCTGATTTTGGGCGACGGCTATACGGCGGCCGAGATGGGCAAGTTCGAGGCGACCGCGCGCAAGCTGGCCGAGCATCTGTTTACCGTCTCGCCGTTTCGCGAGCGCGCCAAGGACTTCAATGTCTGGGCCATGGCCGCGCCGACCCAGGAGTCGGGCGTGTCGCGTCCGTCGACCGGCGTGCACCATGCGTCGCCGCTGGGCACGCGCTACGATATTTTCGGCAGCGAGCGCTATGTGCTGACCACCGACAACCGCGCGCTGCGCGACTTGGCGCAGTACGCGCCGTATGAATTCATCGAAATCCTCGTCAATAACGACACCTATGGCGGTGGCGGCATCTTCGGCCAGTTCAGCACGGCGGCGGCCAATAACGACTGGGCCAACTATCTGTTCGTGCATGAATTCGGCCACCATTTCGCCGGCCTGGCCGACGAGTACTACACCTCGCCCGTGGCCTACCAGTCGAATGGCGAACGCCAGGAACCGTGGGAGCCGAACGCCACGGCGCTGCGCGACCCGGCCAAGCTGAAATGGAAAAGCCATGTGAAGGCGGGCACGCCGCTGCCCACGCCGTGGCCCAAGGACGCCTATGACAGCCACGCGCGCGAATACCAGAAGGAACGCGCGGCCCTGCGCGCCGCGAATCGTCCGGAGAGCGAAATGAGCGCCCTGTTCAAGGCCGACCTGGCGCATACCGAGCAGCTGTTTTCCAGGGCGCCGCAGCGCCATGCGGTGGGCGCGTTCGAGGGTGCCAATTACGAGTCGACCGGGTTCTACCGCCCCGCGATGCAGTGCATCATGTTCGACCGCAGCGAGACTTTCTGTTCGGTCTGCCAAGACGGCATCAGCACCATTATCGACCTGTATGCCGGCACGCCGAAACGTTGA
- a CDS encoding M14 family metallopeptidase: MQVRQHTISTPHASVAYQLSSFHFGSAAADSRSGKKVYIQAALHADEVPGMLVAQFLRRELLALEAAGKLLGEVILVPAANPIGLAQAIHGAPFGRFDLSTGINFNRAYRHVADELKTTLDGQLGPDTGANVALIREQARASVASWEPRTDAETLKKTLLGMAIDADIVLDLHCDNEAALHLYTGTPLAAQLAPLTALLGARAVLLELAAGEEPFDEACSRLWWDLDSHFQGRYPIPAACLSVTVELRGEVEVNYALAERDARALLRFLAIEGVLDMPGAADDLPAPQCVPTPLAGVEPILAPHAGVLVYLREMGDVLAAGDAVADVIDPVSGDTTTLRCTVAGVFFARSAHRHVLRGMNVGKVAGAVAYRGGSLLSQ; this comes from the coding sequence ATGCAAGTTCGCCAGCACACCATCTCCACGCCGCATGCCAGCGTTGCCTATCAATTAAGCAGTTTTCATTTCGGTAGCGCCGCCGCCGACAGCCGCAGCGGCAAGAAAGTCTATATCCAGGCGGCCCTGCACGCGGACGAAGTGCCGGGCATGCTGGTGGCGCAATTCCTGCGCCGCGAACTGCTGGCGCTGGAAGCGGCCGGCAAGCTGCTGGGTGAAGTCATCCTGGTACCGGCGGCCAATCCGATCGGCCTGGCGCAAGCCATCCACGGCGCGCCGTTCGGCCGTTTTGACCTGTCGACCGGCATCAACTTCAACCGCGCCTACCGCCATGTGGCCGACGAGCTGAAAACCACGCTCGACGGGCAACTGGGGCCGGACACGGGCGCCAACGTGGCGCTGATCCGCGAGCAGGCGCGCGCGTCCGTCGCCAGCTGGGAACCGCGCACCGATGCGGAAACCCTGAAAAAAACCCTGCTCGGCATGGCGATCGACGCCGACATCGTGCTCGACCTGCACTGCGACAATGAGGCGGCACTGCACCTGTACACGGGTACGCCGCTGGCCGCGCAGCTGGCGCCCCTCACCGCCCTGCTGGGCGCACGCGCCGTGCTGCTGGAACTGGCGGCCGGCGAGGAGCCATTCGACGAAGCGTGCAGCCGCTTGTGGTGGGACCTGGACAGCCACTTCCAGGGCCGCTACCCGATCCCCGCCGCCTGCCTGTCGGTGACGGTGGAGCTGCGCGGCGAAGTGGAGGTGAACTACGCGCTGGCCGAGCGTGACGCCCGGGCCCTGCTGCGCTTCCTGGCCATCGAAGGCGTGCTCGATATGCCCGGCGCGGCCGACGACCTGCCGGCGCCGCAATGCGTGCCGACGCCGCTGGCCGGCGTGGAACCGATCCTGGCGCCACATGCGGGGGTGCTGGTGTATTTGCGCGAAATGGGCGATGTGCTGGCGGCCGGCGACGCGGTGGCCGACGTGATCGACCCCGTCAGCGGCGACACCACCACCCTGCGCTGCACGGTGGCCGGCGTGTTCTTTGCCCGCAGCGCGCACCGCCACGTTTTACGCGGCATGAACGTCGGCAAGGTGGCCGGCGCCGTCGCCTACCGCGGCGGCAGCCTGCTGAGCCAATAA
- a CDS encoding ATP-binding protein, protein MKQTDLLNAAPLPGFLDGGGEMGALMRSHDWAAHPMGAPQHWPALLKSTLRLLLTSNHPMFIWWGDELYQFYNDAYQRTLGPERRQAALGQRGRDCWTEAWHIIGPEIDHVMAGRGATWHENALVPVIRHGKHEDVYWTYGYSPIQDEDRVQGVLVVCTDVTEEIRIREGLKQSYVTVIDSMDEGLAVIQIIVDDAGVPVDYRFLEANPAFERQTGLVDAIGKTARQMVPDLEQRWFDIYGKVGLTGESIRFMEGSEPMNRWFDVYAIRVGRPEEKKVALMFRDVSERTRTEQALREADRRKDEFLAMLAHELRNPLAPISAAANLLQLASTDPARVRQASAVIGRQVRHISGLIDDLLDVSRVTRGMIPLVKARTDVKRVVADAIEQVRPLIESRGHRLTVQTPAASAQVAGDPKRLVQVVANLLNNAAKYTPHGGEIALQLDVADGRVTLAIIDNGIGMTARVLEHAFELFVQAERETDRAQGGLGIGLALVKSLVELHGGEVAAGSDGLGLGSRFTICLPHLQEEEERPPVPAATGQGRAAGWTALQVMVVDDNVDAAEMLAMFLETTGHRVVIEHHALQVLNRAQALVSDVFLLDIGLPDLDGYALARQIRAVPALAGAVLVAVTGYGDEQARQEASAAGFDHHFVKPIESAKLMELLDTLAIS, encoded by the coding sequence GTGAAGCAAACGGACTTGTTGAATGCGGCGCCCCTGCCCGGCTTTCTCGACGGCGGCGGCGAGATGGGCGCCCTGATGCGCAGCCATGACTGGGCCGCGCATCCGATGGGCGCGCCGCAGCACTGGCCGGCCCTGTTGAAATCCACGCTGCGCCTGCTGTTGACCAGCAATCACCCGATGTTCATCTGGTGGGGCGACGAGCTGTACCAGTTCTACAACGATGCCTACCAGCGCACGCTGGGACCCGAGCGCCGGCAGGCAGCGCTGGGCCAGCGCGGGCGCGACTGCTGGACCGAAGCCTGGCATATCATTGGCCCCGAGATCGACCATGTCATGGCCGGCCGCGGCGCCACCTGGCATGAAAATGCGCTGGTGCCCGTGATCCGCCACGGCAAGCACGAAGACGTGTACTGGACCTACGGCTACAGCCCGATCCAGGACGAAGACCGGGTGCAGGGCGTGCTGGTCGTCTGCACCGACGTCACCGAGGAAATCCGCATCCGCGAAGGCCTCAAGCAATCGTACGTGACGGTGATCGACTCGATGGATGAAGGGCTGGCGGTGATCCAGATCATCGTCGACGACGCCGGCGTGCCGGTCGACTACCGCTTCCTGGAGGCCAATCCGGCGTTCGAGCGGCAGACCGGCCTGGTCGACGCCATCGGCAAGACCGCCAGGCAGATGGTGCCGGACCTGGAACAGCGCTGGTTCGATATCTACGGCAAGGTGGGGCTGACGGGCGAATCGATCCGCTTCATGGAAGGCTCGGAGCCGATGAACCGCTGGTTCGACGTGTATGCGATCCGGGTCGGACGGCCCGAGGAAAAAAAGGTGGCGCTGATGTTCCGCGACGTCAGCGAGCGCACGCGTACCGAGCAGGCCTTGCGCGAGGCGGACCGGCGCAAGGATGAATTCCTGGCCATGCTGGCGCATGAGCTGCGCAATCCGCTGGCGCCGATTTCGGCGGCGGCCAACCTGCTGCAGCTGGCCAGCACCGACCCGGCCCGCGTGCGGCAGGCCAGCGCCGTGATCGGCCGCCAGGTACGCCATATCAGTGGCCTGATCGACGATTTGCTCGATGTGTCGCGCGTCACGCGCGGCATGATCCCGCTGGTGAAGGCGCGCACCGACGTCAAGCGCGTGGTGGCCGACGCGATCGAGCAGGTGCGCCCGCTGATCGAAAGCCGCGGCCACCGCCTGACGGTGCAGACCCCGGCCGCCTCGGCGCAGGTGGCGGGCGATCCGAAGCGGCTGGTGCAGGTGGTGGCCAACCTGCTCAACAACGCGGCCAAGTACACGCCGCATGGCGGCGAGATCGCGCTGCAGCTTGACGTGGCGGATGGCCGGGTGACGCTCGCGATCATCGACAACGGCATCGGCATGACGGCCAGGGTGCTGGAGCATGCATTCGAACTGTTCGTCCAGGCAGAACGCGAAACCGACCGCGCCCAGGGCGGCCTGGGCATCGGCCTGGCGCTGGTGAAAAGCCTGGTCGAGCTGCATGGCGGCGAGGTGGCCGCCGGCAGCGACGGCCTGGGCCTGGGCAGCCGTTTCACGATTTGCCTGCCGCATCTGCAGGAAGAGGAAGAGCGCCCACCCGTGCCTGCGGCGACCGGACAGGGCCGCGCGGCCGGCTGGACGGCGCTGCAGGTGATGGTGGTCGACGATAACGTCGATGCGGCCGAGATGCTGGCCATGTTTTTGGAAACCACGGGCCACCGGGTGGTCATCGAACACCATGCGCTGCAGGTGCTCAACCGCGCGCAAGCGCTGGTATCCGATGTGTTCCTGCTCGATATCGGCCTGCCCGACTTGGACGGCTATGCGCTGGCGCGCCAGATCCGCGCCGTGCCCGCGTTGGCGGGCGCGGTGCTGGTCGCCGTCACCGGCTACGGCGACGAACAGGCCAGGCAGGAGGCCAGCGCGGCCGGCTTCGACCATCATTTCGTCAAGCCGATCGAGAGCGCCAAGCTGATGGAACTGCTCGACACCCTCGCCATATCCTGA